A genomic region of Apteryx mantelli isolate bAptMan1 chromosome 10, bAptMan1.hap1, whole genome shotgun sequence contains the following coding sequences:
- the TRADD gene encoding tumor necrosis factor receptor type 1-associated DEATH domain protein: MAGSSTPWIGSAYLFLQSTCKTIALPSLYESSQKKPSIFKALKLALADSTGSLNGVDMLKVHCSHPHLIIQLKFCKQENCRRFLQSYREGALQESLQNHLQLSLAMSTVPLEMELKAGSEHLDNMLKDEDRCLECIYKEKPDRLRDEEITELEECLKSLVLHQNINNNMAAKDCMSLNSPSLPYSSQGSSLPSPEVTFIFQEQQFANRTLTLDDHQKFAKLVSKKWKQVGRSLQKNCRALRDPVIDNLALEYDREGLYEQAYQLLLRFIQSEGKKATIARLIAALEENGLTSLSEELLGLHSNEDSS, translated from the exons ATGGCAGGCAGCTCCACTCCTTGGATTGGCAGTGCTTATCTCTTTCTCCAGTCGACATGCAAGACTattgctctgccttctctttatGAAAGCTCCCAGAAGAAACCTAGCATCTTCAAGGCTCTCAAGCTGGCATTAGCAG ACTCCACCGGCAGCCTGAATGGTGTGGACATGCTCAAAGTGCACTGCAGCCACCCACACCTGATAATCCAGCTCAAGTTCTGCAAGCAGGAGAACTGCCGCCGCTTCCTGCAGAGCTACCGGGAGGGAGCGCTCCAGGAGTCTCTCCAGAAtcacctgcagctctccctggccatGAGCACGGTGCCTCTCGAAATGGAGCTGAAGGCTGGCAGCGAGCACCTTGACAACATGCTGAAGGATGAGGACCGCTGCCTAGAGTGCATCTACAAAGAAAAG CCTGACCGCCTGAGGGACGAGGAAATCACAGAGCTGGAGGAGTGTCTCAAGAGCCTTGTTCTTCACCAGAACATCAACAACAATATGGCTGCAAAAGATTGCATGTCTTTGAACTCCCCGTCTCTACCTTATTCTTCTCAAGGCAGCTCCCTGCCTTCCCCAGAAGTCACCTTCATCTTTCAGGAACAACAGTTTG CCAACAGAACGCTCACGCTAGACGACCATCAAAAATTTGCCAAGCTCGTGTCGAAGAAATGGAAGCAAGTGGGTCGCTCCTTGCAGAAGAACTGCCGTGCCCTGCGTGATCCTGTTATTGATAACCTGGCCCTCGAATATGACCGAGAAGGACTATATGAGCAAGCCTATCAGCTGCTTCTCAGATTTATCCAGTCGGAGGGGAAGAAGGCCACAATAGCGCGGCTGATAGCAGCCCTGGAAGAAAATGGTCTCACCAGCTTGTCTGAGGAGCTCTTGGGCCTCCATTCCAACGAGGACTCCTCCTAG